A region of Arabidopsis thaliana chromosome 5, partial sequence DNA encodes the following proteins:
- a CDS encoding embryo defective protein (unknown protein; BEST Arabidopsis thaliana protein match is: unknown protein (TAIR:AT5G28320.1); Has 2580 Blast hits to 2028 proteins in 270 species: Archae - 20; Bacteria - 158; Metazoa - 939; Fungi - 198; Plants - 144; Viruses - 14; Other Eukaryotes - 1107 (source: NCBI BLink).) translates to MAETKAKRLLKVEIRFSFLVPIRFTNKSDDSEGLKDRVADDSNLLNELEDWVARICKISYSGSFAHRDTVKYLIKMNAWELVISVFSAWYCGICSNPIFTVYLDSVGNVAKVEVDEDEVLSRRRSGLDDLESVSSKLVYAKKLAEQMENGEYVTHKDTSLLKFVSSSSSSSSEEEFRFVSSIQNAILRLDLIPKLPAIGRALLFGYIGLWLLKTVLVYRKSNEVECTELEKEMMRRKMKAWEERDMSEKGTVEVLHKEGLEKPLMSFEKPKFDRNELMSSISKVKGSEKKLELVNSSHVELDFDDKIHEIKVMARRAREIEAGIELNEKEKRDVNKETGDSDEDISIQSQKSLPHDGLTHSVGDDDKDERLGTSTDSENTELSAFAVPMLNGAMVDSGFPNHEMAASDKKKVSNVVPLVPTDGVIQASDVTKDQLSMMKNSTGRKSRVIRSVKEAKEFLSRRSGEKELTQELSQMAQDSDEIFPKQSDEERGVARKHKLDVDSQPQKNDYQKLSETGNAVKGSSSNKREELKSAKSSSGGTEHIEKEEPSGKENWIEKTTMNLSLERETQEPGTIADIAELYRSEYNDELEWMKDEKLRDIVFCVRDNELAGRDPSHLIDAEDKAIFLQSLEKKVEKENEKLSHLHHVYDPLEKIIPRWKGPSLDKNPEFLNNYHEQREALFSGKAASVSPVKYEEQSSHQELSESASSENTLTPSSEITSSQPKIVVEGSDGSVRPGKKSGKEYWQHTKKWSRGFLELYNAETDPEVKAVMRDMGKDLDRWITEDEIKDAADIMEKLPERNKKFMEKKLNKLKREMELFGPQAVMLSVLFKVYGAMVDSGFPEHEIAASDKEKVSNLVPLVPTHGIIQSSEAEYCGICSNPIFTVYLDSVGNVAKVEVDEDEVLSRRSGLDDLELVSSRLQKVLEDQISGLDKLVQLQAKFKNALEEAVLAENGVENNCRDAEISCPDSSAP, encoded by the exons ATGGCGGAGACGAAGGCCAAGAGACTACTTAAAGTGGAAATCAGATTCAGCTTTCTCGTCCCAATTCGATTCACTAACAAGAG TGATGATTCCGAGGGATTGAAAGATAGGGTTGCTGACGATTCGAATTTGCTGAATGAGCTCGAAGATTGGGTTGCTCg GATTTGTAAGATCAGTTACAGTGGAAGTTTTGCACATCGCGACACAGTGAAGtatttgataaaaatgaaCGCTTGGGAACTTGTCATCAGTGTTTTCTCAGCTT GGTATTGTGGTATTTGCTCGAATCCCATTTTCACTGTCTATCTGGATTCTGTTGGAAACGTGGCGAAAGTAGAGGTTGATGAAGACGAGGTCTTgagtagaagaagatcagGTCTTGATGATTTGGAATCAGTGAGTTCTAAGCTTGTATATGCGAAGAAATTAGCTGAACAAATGGAGAATGGGGAATATGTGACCCATAAGGATACTTCTCTTCTCAAgttcgtttcttcttcttcttcttcttcttcagaggaAGAGTTTCGTTTCGTTAGCTCAATCCAAAACGCAATTCTTCGTCTTGACTTAATTCCAAAGTTGCCGGCGATTGGAAGAgctcttttgtttggttacatTGGACTCTGGTTGCTGAAGACGGTGCTTGTGTATAGGAAGAGTAATGAGGTTGAGTGTACAGAgttggagaaggagatgatgaggAGAAAGATGAAAGCTTGGGAGGAAAGGGATATGTCGGAGAAAGGTACCGTGGAAGTTTTGCACAAGGAGGGCTTGGAAAAGCCATTGATGTCATTTGAGAAGCCTAAGTTTGATCGGAATGAACTTATGAGTAGCATATCTAAAGTTAAGGGTTCAGAGAAGAAACTGGAACTCGTGAATTCTTCTCATGTTGAGCTGGACTTTGATGATAAGATCCATGAAATCAAAGTAATGGCTAGGCGAGCACGGGAGATAGAAGCTGGCATAGAACTTAATGAAAAGGAGAAGCGCGATGTGAACAAAGAAACAGGCGACAGTGATGAAGATATAAGCATTCAGTCACAGAAGAGTCTTCCACATGACGGTTTGACACACAGTgtaggtgatgatgataaagatgAACGCTTGGGAACTTCGACTGACAGTGAGAACACTGAACTTTCTGCTTTTGCTGTTCCGATGTTGAATGGGGCTATGGTAGATTCTGGTTTTCCGAATCATGAAATGGCAGcatctgacaaaaaaaaggtgagTAATGTGGTACCACTAGTTCCTACAGACGGAGTCATCCAAGCTTCTGATGTCACTAAGGATCAGTTAAGTATGATGAAGAATAGCACTGGTCGAAAGTCACGGGTCATACGGTCTGTAAAAGAGGCTAAAGAGTTCCTTTCAAGAAGAAGTGGTGAGAAAGAGCTTACTCAGGAACTTTCTCAGATGGCCCAAGACAGTGATGAAATCTTCCCAAAACAGAGCGACGAAGAGCGTGGTGTAGCTAGAAAACACAAAttg GATGTTGATTCTCAACCCCAAAAGAATGACTACCAAAAACTCTCAGAAACTGGGAATGCAGTTAAGGGATCGAGttcaaataaaagagaagagctCAAATCAGCCAAAAGCTCTTCTGGTGGTACTGAACATATAGAGAAGGAAGAACCATCAGGAAAGGAGAATTGGATAGAGAAAACTACCATGAATTTGAGCCT agagagagaaactcaGGAGCCTGGTACGATTGCTGATATTGCAGAACTTTACCGCAGTGAATATAATGATGAGCTTGAGTGGATGAAGGACGAAAAGCTAAGAGACATTGTCTTCTGTGTTCGAGATAATGAGCTGGCTGGTAGGGATCCATCTCACCTGATTGATGCTGAAGATAAAGCTATATTTTTGCAAAGcttggagaagaaagttgagaaagaaaatgagaaactgTCTCATCTGCATCA TGTGTATGATCCACTAGAAAAGATCATACCGAGATGGAAAGGGCCTTCGCTTGATAAGAACCCCGAGTTTCTCAATAACTATCATGAACAGCGTGAAGCACTGTTTTCTGGAAAAGCTGCATCTGTATCTCCTGTGAAATATGAAGAACAGAGCTCTCATCAGGAATTATCAGAGTCTGCTTCCTCTGAGAACACTCTCACCCCTTCATCAGAAATTACCTCAAGCCAGCCAAAGATTGTTGTAGAAGGAAGTGATGGATCTGTTAGACCTGGTAAAAAATCAGGAAAGGAGTACTGGCAGCACACGAAGAAGTGGTCACGTGGGTTCCTTGAGTTGTACAATGCAGAGACTGATCCAGAAGTGAAAGCTGTTATGAGAGACATGGGAAAAGACTTAGACCGATGGATTACAGAAGACGAAATCAAAGACGCAGCTGATATAATGGAAAAGCTGCCAGAGAGGAACAAGAAGTTCATGGAAAAGAAACTCAACAAACtcaagagagagatggagtTGTTTGGTCCGCAAGCTGTT ATGTTATCAGTGCTGTTTAAAGTGTATGGGGCTATGGTAGATTCTGGTTTTCCGGAGCATGAAATCGCAGCATCCGACAAAGAAAAGGTGAGTAATTTGGTACCACTAGTTCCTACACACGGAATCATCCAATCTTCTGAAGCAGAGTATTGTGGTATTTGTTCAAATCCCATTTTCACTGTCTATCTGGATTCTGTTGGAAATGTGGCGAAAGTAGAGGTTGATGAAGACGAGGTCTTGAGTAGAAGATCAGGTCTTGATGATTTGGAATTAGTGAGTTCTAGGCTGCAGAAGGTTTTGGAAGATCAG ATTTCAGGATTAGACAAACTTGTACAATTACAAGCCAAATTTAAGAATGCACTTGAGGAAGCAGTTTTAGCAGAAAATGGGGTCGAGAATAATTGTAGAGATGCTGAAATCAGCTGCCCAGATTCCTCTGCGCCTTAA